The sequence TTATGCTTCCCTTATTAATGTTTTAATTTGCTCGGCCATATCGGGCGTAACAGTAGTTCCGTGTACAGAGCGGGCGTGTTCGGCAGCTATGGCCAGTACTTCTTCTTCAGTGTCGGCGGTTACTACGGCAGGGCAGTCAAAGCCGGCATCGGCGCAATTTAAAGTTTTCATGATGGTGTTTTTTAGCGGGTTGTTTTGTTAATGATGCATCAAAATTAACCCCACATCATGCTTGTCAACGGTATCAAAAGATACACAGGCTAAAATATTTATAAAATATCTATACGGCCCCGGTACAGCCTCACCATATTTTGCTTTTCATAGTCCTTCAGTATGCGCGATATTACAACCCTGGTTGTCCCCAGTTCGGATGCCAGCTCCTGGTGTGAGAGATTAACAGAGGGACTGCCTGCCTCGCGCGATTTCTTTTTCAGGTACTCCAACACCCGTGTATCAATATGCTCAAATACGATATCCTCGAAGGCATTGATCAGGTCATCATACCTTTTACGGAACATGTGCATCATATATGTATTCCACGCCGGATATTTCAATTGCCATTGCATCACCAGATCGGCCGGGAAAACCAGTACTTCGGTAGGTTCGGTAGCCACACCGTGCGATGTGCTTTTGTTATTGAAATAGGCTGCCGCCAGCGACATGGTACACGTTTCCTCGGCCTTTACATGGTACAGGGATATCTCCCGGTCTTCCTTTTGCTGATAAACCCTGATGGCGCCGCTTAATACAATAGGCAAAAACTTTACATATTGCCCGTCGCGCACTACTACATCGCCTTTATTTAAACTAAGGGTTTTGCCATGCTGCAATAACTCTGCCTTCAGGTTAGGATCGCTAAAAAAACTGATCTTTTTGAAAATATCTGTACTGGTTTCCATAATTAAACATTAATTACCGGCTACGGAATAGACCATGTAATTTACATCATTAATTATTTAATAACCAATTATTTATCCTTGCTACACCTTCTTTTTGATCACCATTTTCTTATTCTGTGCCTTTGCTATATCCTCCATATATTGCTGCATTTCGGTGTATTTGGTAGCGGGCACCACCTGGTTATCTAAAATGAATTTCACTTTGGATGTTACCTGGTTTTTAGCCTTATCGTACAGGTAACTGGCCTCAAAGTTTCCGTAGCTAAACTTCAGTTTTACATCGGCAGGTAGTGTTTCCATTTCAAAACCGGCAGGCAGATCTATCGTGGTTACACACGTTTTTTGCATGGGGTGATCGAAATAATAATCGGTTTTACGCTTTTCCAGTTCGGGCATGGTGGCGCGCCAGATATCAAAAACATTAGCCTTATAAAATTGCTTATCGCCAACGGCCAGGTCAAAAAGGCGGTCGTATTCCAGGGCGATGTTCATCTCCTTGGTGCCATCCTTATCGGGCGACAGCTTAAAGTTGAAGGCGATAGGCTGTTTAAGATTAAGGTAACGGATAAGATAGGCCTTTTGCTCGTCCAGCTTTTGCGATTCAAGGCCCAGGTACATGCTGCGGTATTCGCCGGTCGAGAGGAACTTCAGGTCGGCTTTGGCGCTGCCATCGGGATTAAGTGTTACATGCGCGTAACTATCAAATACGTTATCCTGCATGGTGCTTTTGGGCGTAGCCACCAGTTTGCCGCCTTCGGGAGTGATCAGCAGGGCGTTGCGGTTTTCGGTAAAGGTACCCAGTTTGCCAAAGGGCTGTGTGTTGCTGGTACACTCCAGCCAGGTGGTATCGCCTTTAAGGGGCACGCATAATATCACATGGTTAAACACGTTAGCCGGGAATTTCGGATCGGCCGGGCGCTCGTTGGTGCCCGCGTTGATAATGGCATAGCACGATGGGATATCAACCGCGCGCAGCAAAGCGCCCATATAATTGGTAAGCGCCTTGCAATCGCCATATTTTTTCTGATCGACAAACGTAGCCGGGAATGGTTTTAAGCCGCCAATACCCAGCTGCACACTTACATAACGCACATTTTTTTGCAGGTAGTTGTACAGAAAGCGTACCTTATCTTTATCGGTTTTTATGGTGTCGGTCATTTTTTTGATCTCGGCGGCACGGGCGGGGCTAAGTGTGTTTACATCGGCGTTAAGGCCGTTTATCCATTTGCCAAAATTTTGCCAGTTATCAAAAGTGCCCGGCAGGCCATAATACTCGAAGCTATTGGTAGCGAAGGCTATCTTTTGCTGCATTTGCCATGGCAGGGTGTTTTCTTCGGGCTTGGCAGCCTTTAGGTTTTTTACCTGCCAGCTATAGGTTTCCATATCGCCCTGTGTGCCTTTTTCGGGATTAGCGACAATATTAAAAGCCTGGTACCGGAAGCCAACCGCCGGATTTACCGCTACCTTACACAGCGCGGTTTGTACAGCAATTTCTTCCTGCGGCCGTATCATCCACGAGCCAAGCGAGATAAAGCTGGAGATATCTTCTTCGTAACTGATCTCGATAGTGGTAGGGTAGCTGGGGATGGTATGTTGCAGCAGCAATACGCGATCATCGGTAACAATGGTTTCATCATCGCTGGCGGCGCGGTCGTACATATCGCTTTTATGGTATTTTTTTAATATCTGGCCGGTAGCGCTGTATACTTTTACTTCGATATCAGCATAGGTATCGTACTTGCGGTTGTAAAGCATGCCAATTTCGCCAACATGGTCGCCCTTTTCGTTTAAAACGGTGGTAATACTGTGATGCTTTAATACCTCACGCCCCGGCGCTTTAATGATGATATCATCCATTGTATAGCGTATTACGGCGTTGGCATCAGTTTTTAACGAATCGGGTATGCCGGAAGCGAGGTAATACTCTTTAGGTATGTTTTTATCCTGGGCATGGGCAAAAATAATGGTTAGCACCATGGCGGTACATAACCCCCAGCCCCTTATCATCATCCTCATTATATATTTATGATTTTTTTAAAACGATCTGTTCATTCATTAATTCGTGCAGCTTTTTGTAAAAATCAAATAGCTGGTCGTAGTTGTCGCGGGTATAAGTAGTTTGTTTATGGCTTACCACCAGGCGCACCACAAGCGTTCCCTCCTGCTCGCCTATGATGCGTTTAAAGGTGATACTTTGATCGGGGGTTTGCAGGATAATGTTTTTAGGCAGGGCATCGGCCTTGTAGCCATCCGGCATTTTATAATTGCCTACAATAGATACATTATCAAGGTAGCCAAAATCGATATCCGTAAGCCTGGTTTCTTTTATAAACGGGTTGTTTTTTAGCGGATTAAACATGGCCGGGATAAAATAAATGTAGTTGCCATCGCTGCCGGCAAGATCCAGCTTAAAGTCCATACTTTGTTCAAGCGGGAGCGAATCTACCTCCATGTTAGCCATTTTGAGTCCCGATATTTTCAGGTTATTATTGTTGTCGCGCAGGTAGTCGATATATTTCTGTTCGCCATCGGTTTTATATTTTTTAATGGCATTAATACGGTTGTAGCTAAAATTGGTTAACTGCGCCGAGCCTGCCATTTTGCCGTCATTCTTAATATCGCCAGATATTACAATGATCTCCCTCACCGGGTCCTTCCGTTCTATTTGCATCAACACGGCCTTTTTGTTGGGAATATCCGTAAGCAGGGCGTAATTATTCAGCAAGTTTTCGGGCGTTTCGTTATATATATTAAACTTGCCCGATGCATCAAGGATATAACTACCAGGTTCGGAAACAGAAACCACCGTGCGGTTAAACTGGTTTAGGGTTGGATAGCCGCCAAACACCCGGCCGTTGTTGCGTGTACTTACCACCATTGGCGCAGCTTTTATGCCTGCCTTTGTAAGCAGGTGGTAAAGGACAAGGTTGATCTCGGTAGCGTTGCCGGTTTTTTTCTCCCAGGCTTTAACCGTACCGTCGTTAGTATACCAGGCATCCGCATCGTTCCATTTCATAGCATCGCGCACTTGGTTAAAAATATAGGCTATTTTATCGCCGGGTGCTTTTAATTTGCCGGCTTCGCTTAAAATAGCCTCCTCGCCGTTTAGTTTGCGGTTAAGCTGATGGCCGAAGTCATCGTCGTTATCCAGATCTTCGGCAATTTTGTTCCACTGCTTTTCATTGCCAAACTGATCGCCCGCATAGTTTGGATCAGCAAAACGGAAGTAAATACTATGTATGTTATCTTTTACCGATGTCATGTACGGTTCTTCAACCAGCGAGGGTACATTAGTCATAGACTGCCTGATGGCATTAAGCGCCGAGTGGCCCGTAAGCGGGTTGCCGCTGATTAGTTCGGTATTAAGGGCGTTAGCGCCGCCTCTTATCTGTGGTACTATTTGCGGCGGCAGTTCGGTTGTAAGTACGCTGTAGCGCGTAGGTATAAAATCCTGGAAACTCCACGCCGGTAAACCGCCGGTTGTAGACCACACGTACTTAAACTCTAATATGGAACCAGGTTTTACATTAGGGAACGAAAACACATAAGCCGAATTTAGCTTGTCGGTTTTTTCAAGGTAGATAGATTTACTGTCGAGCTTGGTTATTTCGGGTTTCCCGTTTACCAGGTTTATGGTTTGAGCCTGTAGCCCATCAATGTGCTGGTACAAAAACACTCCAATAAATTCGATGCGCACATTGGCGTTTTTTTTACCGTTATCATTAAATATTTTAACACGCCTGTGGCGGTTAAGGTATATTTTATTATCCTGGTAATAAATATCCGCTTTATCAAACAAAACCATGGCATTGGCATCCTTTTCAAAATCGCAGGATGTTGATTGAAGGTCGGCCATATCTACTTTTCCATAGGGCTGTAGCAGTTGTTGCCCTGTGGGCGATTTTTGCGCGCTAACGCCCAGGGTGGTTGTGCAGCTAATTAAAATAAGGGCAAAAAATTTCTTCATGGTAAAATTATGAAATATCGGGATTATGCCTTTTTAAGCACGATCTGCTCGTTCATCAGTTCGTGCAGTTTTTTATAAAAGTCAAATATCTTATCGTAGTCCTGTTTGTAGAAGATGGGCTTTTTATGATCTATCACAAAACGCACAACGATGTTGCCGTCCTGTTCGGCCACGATACGCCTGAAGATGATGCTTTCATCGGGCATTTGCATGGTGATGTTTTTAGGCAGGGCATCTGCTTTATAACCTTCGGGCATTTTATAGGTACCTACCATCGAGAAGTTATCGCGGTAGCCAAAATCAATGTCCGACATGCGCTCTTCCTTTAAAAAGGGATTATTACGCATTGGTGCAAACATGGCCGGCATAAAGTAAATATAGTTGCCATCGCTGCCGGTAAGATCCTGTTTAAACTCGAAGGTTTGCGCCAGCGGCAGGGTATCTACCTCCATGTTCTCCAGTTTTAAGGCCGATATTTTCAGGCTGTTATCGTTGTTCCTTAAAAAGTCGATATATTTTTGCTCGCCATCGGTTTTGTATTTTTTAATACCCTTGATACGGTTGTAGCTATACTCGCTCAGGTTTGCCGTACCGTTCATTTTACCATCGGGCTTAATATCGGCCGAAACCATGATCACCTGCTGTACCGGGTTTTCTTTTTTCAATACAACGGTATTGTATCTTTTGTCGTCCTTATCAATGTATAGGCCGGTAGAATTTAACAATTCGTCTGGTATCTCGTTGTAAGTGTTGTACTTGCCTGTAGCATCAAGTATATAGTAACTTTTTTCATCAATAGGTTTATAAACTACCGCGCGGTTAAACTGGTACAAAAAGCTGTAGGCGGGGTTTACCTTGCCATGGCTGCGTGTGCTAACTACCATTGGATAGGCTTCTACACCTGCGCGGTAAAGCAAGTGGTACAGGATCAGGTTCACTTCGGACGAATTACCGGTTTTCTTTTCCCAGGCCTTTACGGTGCCATCGTTGGTATACCAGCGGTCTACCCCATCCCATTTCATGGCCGATTGCACTTCTTTAAAAATATAGATCATTTTATCCCGGTCAAGCTTCATAGTTTTAGCTTTGGCAATAATGGCATCTTCGTTAGCCAGTTTACGTTTTAGCTGGGCGCCAAAATCCTCATGATCGGCCAGTATCCCGCCCAGCTTGGCCCAGCTATCCGAATAGGAGCGCACAAAACCGGTGGTAGGTTTTACATAAGTAAGGTGATAGATCAGCGATTGTTCGTTATCGCTTTGGGCGCCCATATAAGGTTCGTCGGGCAACGAGGGGATATTGGCCAGCGCTTTGGTATTCACATCAAGCGTATAGCTTACCACATCTGCCGCGCTACCTACGCTTCTTGATTCGGCTTTGTTTTTGTTAACCACATAGGGCATGGTAACATGGCTTTGTGTGGTAAAGTAAAGCAGGTCGGGTATTTGTGTGGTCCACTCGCTGTAACGTGTTGGTATTTTGCTCTGGAAAGACCAATCGGGCAGGTTAGAATAATCTGGGGTACCCCATTTATACTTAAACTCGATCAC comes from Mucilaginibacter mali and encodes:
- a CDS encoding DUF1059 domain-containing protein encodes the protein MKTLNCADAGFDCPAVVTADTEEEVLAIAAEHARSVHGTTVTPDMAEQIKTLIREA
- a CDS encoding Crp/Fnr family transcriptional regulator, with protein sequence METSTDIFKKISFFSDPNLKAELLQHGKTLSLNKGDVVVRDGQYVKFLPIVLSGAIRVYQQKEDREISLYHVKAEETCTMSLAAAYFNNKSTSHGVATEPTEVLVFPADLVMQWQLKYPAWNTYMMHMFRKRYDDLINAFEDIVFEHIDTRVLEYLKKKSREAGSPSVNLSHQELASELGTTRVVISRILKDYEKQNMVRLYRGRIDIL
- a CDS encoding DUF3857 domain-containing protein: MKKFFALILISCTTTLGVSAQKSPTGQQLLQPYGKVDMADLQSTSCDFEKDANAMVLFDKADIYYQDNKIYLNRHRRVKIFNDNGKKNANVRIEFIGVFLYQHIDGLQAQTINLVNGKPEITKLDSKSIYLEKTDKLNSAYVFSFPNVKPGSILEFKYVWSTTGGLPAWSFQDFIPTRYSVLTTELPPQIVPQIRGGANALNTELISGNPLTGHSALNAIRQSMTNVPSLVEEPYMTSVKDNIHSIYFRFADPNYAGDQFGNEKQWNKIAEDLDNDDDFGHQLNRKLNGEEAILSEAGKLKAPGDKIAYIFNQVRDAMKWNDADAWYTNDGTVKAWEKKTGNATEINLVLYHLLTKAGIKAAPMVVSTRNNGRVFGGYPTLNQFNRTVVSVSEPGSYILDASGKFNIYNETPENLLNNYALLTDIPNKKAVLMQIERKDPVREIIVISGDIKNDGKMAGSAQLTNFSYNRINAIKKYKTDGEQKYIDYLRDNNNNLKISGLKMANMEVDSLPLEQSMDFKLDLAGSDGNYIYFIPAMFNPLKNNPFIKETRLTDIDFGYLDNVSIVGNYKMPDGYKADALPKNIILQTPDQSITFKRIIGEQEGTLVVRLVVSHKQTTYTRDNYDQLFDFYKKLHELMNEQIVLKKS
- a CDS encoding DUF3857 domain-containing protein, translating into MKYTTTMLLACLLTASAAIAQKKPEALTIPTTQPYGKIDIADLELKNCDFEKDANAMVLFDKADTYYDSDLNTITMERHKRIKVFNDNGKDVANIRIEYISASHYEYITGLDAETFNLVNGKVEITKLDKKVLYTETVDKSTSAIVFSFPNVKPGSVIEFKYKWGTPDYSNLPDWSFQSKIPTRYSEWTTQIPDLLYFTTQSHVTMPYVVNKNKAESRSVGSAADVVSYTLDVNTKALANIPSLPDEPYMGAQSDNEQSLIYHLTYVKPTTGFVRSYSDSWAKLGGILADHEDFGAQLKRKLANEDAIIAKAKTMKLDRDKMIYIFKEVQSAMKWDGVDRWYTNDGTVKAWEKKTGNSSEVNLILYHLLYRAGVEAYPMVVSTRSHGKVNPAYSFLYQFNRAVVYKPIDEKSYYILDATGKYNTYNEIPDELLNSTGLYIDKDDKRYNTVVLKKENPVQQVIMVSADIKPDGKMNGTANLSEYSYNRIKGIKKYKTDGEQKYIDFLRNNDNSLKISALKLENMEVDTLPLAQTFEFKQDLTGSDGNYIYFMPAMFAPMRNNPFLKEERMSDIDFGYRDNFSMVGTYKMPEGYKADALPKNITMQMPDESIIFRRIVAEQDGNIVVRFVIDHKKPIFYKQDYDKIFDFYKKLHELMNEQIVLKKA
- a CDS encoding DUF3857 domain-containing transglutaminase family protein, producing the protein MRMMIRGWGLCTAMVLTIIFAHAQDKNIPKEYYLASGIPDSLKTDANAVIRYTMDDIIIKAPGREVLKHHSITTVLNEKGDHVGEIGMLYNRKYDTYADIEVKVYSATGQILKKYHKSDMYDRAASDDETIVTDDRVLLLQHTIPSYPTTIEISYEEDISSFISLGSWMIRPQEEIAVQTALCKVAVNPAVGFRYQAFNIVANPEKGTQGDMETYSWQVKNLKAAKPEENTLPWQMQQKIAFATNSFEYYGLPGTFDNWQNFGKWINGLNADVNTLSPARAAEIKKMTDTIKTDKDKVRFLYNYLQKNVRYVSVQLGIGGLKPFPATFVDQKKYGDCKALTNYMGALLRAVDIPSCYAIINAGTNERPADPKFPANVFNHVILCVPLKGDTTWLECTSNTQPFGKLGTFTENRNALLITPEGGKLVATPKSTMQDNVFDSYAHVTLNPDGSAKADLKFLSTGEYRSMYLGLESQKLDEQKAYLIRYLNLKQPIAFNFKLSPDKDGTKEMNIALEYDRLFDLAVGDKQFYKANVFDIWRATMPELEKRKTDYYFDHPMQKTCVTTIDLPAGFEMETLPADVKLKFSYGNFEASYLYDKAKNQVTSKVKFILDNQVVPATKYTEMQQYMEDIAKAQNKKMVIKKKV